In Fundulus heteroclitus isolate FHET01 chromosome 8, MU-UCD_Fhet_4.1, whole genome shotgun sequence, a genomic segment contains:
- the ier5l gene encoding immediate early response gene 5-like protein encodes MEVDRRAMECAVDAQSLISISLMKIHNSRTQRGGIKLHKNLLVSYVLRNARQVYIKEKYAEIYRMQQYEEVMAVCNEIQELDPLDLGAEDGDEEEQGRAACCGEESRPAGSREPEQPYYRSCCMEAPPGSPCDQFAPNGGGGGGSHCNKTTVLDLDTHVVTTVENGFLHQDCCCAAPQCAPGAAARKRKVDSGGCAPDAEEPSDFTAARKRLKREDCSNPDCNPDYTDTSNISNLISIFGSGFSGLLSRQADLEQVCSKQALASLGAWTRAIVAF; translated from the coding sequence ATGGAGGTGGACCGAAGGGCCATGGAGTGCGCCGTGGACGCGCAGAGCCTGATCTCCATCTCCTTAATGAAGATCCACAACTCCAGGACGCAGAGAGGAGGCATCAAGCTGCACAAGAACCTGCTGGTGTCCTACGTGCTGAGGAACGCGCGGCAGGTCTACATCAAGGAGAAGTACGCGGAGATCTACAGGATGCAGCAGTACGAGGAGGTGATGGCCGTCTGCAACGAGATCCAGGAGCTGGACCCGCTGGACCTGGGCGCGGAGGACGGCGACGAGGAGGAGCAGGGACGGGCTGCGTGCTGCGGAGAGGAGAGCCGCCCGGCGGGCAGCAGAGAGCCGGAGCAGCCGTACTACCGGAGCTGCTGCATGGAGGCTCCGCCGGGCTCCCCCTGCGACCAGTTCGCCCCgaacggcggcggcggcggcggctccCACTGCAACAAGACCACCGTGCTGGACCTGGACACTCATGTGGTGACCACGGTGGAGAACGGCTTCCTGCACCAGGACTGCTGCTGCGCCGCGCCGCAGTGCGCACCGGGCGCCGCGGCCAGGAAGCGGAAGGTGGACTCCGGTGGTTGCGCGCCGGACGCGGAGGAGCCGTCGGACTTCACGGCGGCGCGCAAGCGCTTGAAACGGGAGGACTGCTCTAACCCGGACTGTAACCCGGACTACACGGACACGTCCAACATCTCCAACCTGATCTCCATCTTCGGCTCGGGCTTCTCGGGGCTGCTGAGCCGGCAGGCGGACCTGGAGCAGGTCTGCAGCAAGCAGGCGCTGGCCAGCCTCGGCGCCTGGACGCGGGCCATCGTGGCGTTCTGA